In the Acidovorax sp. A79 genome, one interval contains:
- a CDS encoding cob(I)yrinic acid a,c-diamide adenosyltransferase, whose amino-acid sequence MGNRLTQIATRTGDAGTTGLGNNERVSKDSLRIHALGDVDELNSHIGLLLCERVPEDVRGLLVEVQHQLFNLGGELSIPGFELLKPQAVLALDDALAHHNAALPRLQEFILPAGTRAAAQAHVCRTVARRAERAVVALGNEEALNDAPRQYLNRLSDLMFVLARVLNRMDGGDDVYWKSERLAQQNATE is encoded by the coding sequence ATGGGCAACCGACTCACACAGATCGCCACGCGCACCGGCGACGCCGGCACCACCGGCCTGGGCAACAACGAACGCGTCTCCAAGGACAGCCTGCGCATCCATGCGCTCGGTGACGTGGATGAGCTCAACTCCCACATCGGCCTGCTGCTGTGCGAGCGCGTGCCGGAGGACGTGCGCGGCCTGCTCGTCGAGGTGCAGCACCAGTTGTTCAACCTGGGGGGCGAGCTGTCGATCCCGGGCTTCGAACTGCTCAAGCCGCAAGCGGTGCTGGCACTGGATGACGCCCTGGCCCACCACAACGCGGCGCTGCCGCGCCTGCAGGAATTCATCCTGCCCGCCGGCACCCGAGCCGCCGCGCAAGCCCATGTCTGCCGCACCGTGGCGCGCCGCGCCGAACGCGCCGTGGTCGCCCTGGGCAACGAAGAGGCGCTGAACGACGCGCCGCGCCAGTACCTCAACCGCCTCTCCGACCTGATGTTCGTCCTGGCCCGCGTGCTCAACCGCATGGATGGCGGGGATGACGTGTACTGGAAAAGCGAG